Sequence from the Cherax quadricarinatus isolate ZL_2023a chromosome 97, ASM3850222v1, whole genome shotgun sequence genome:
attatataccattcgtacacagctttatacatcattagtaaggcctcacctagattatgcagctcagttctggtctccatattacagaatggacataaattcgttagaaaacattcagcgtaggatgactaaattaatacatagcattagaaatcttccttatgaagaaagattgaagactcttaagttacattcacttgttagacgaagaatgaggggagacctgatcgaagtgtataagtggaagataggtattaataaaggggatattaataaggtcttgaggatgtctctccaagagagaacccgcagtaatggatttaaattagataagtttagatttaggaaggacataggaaagtattggtttggaaatagggtagttgatgagtggaacagtctacctagttgggttattgaggctgggactttgggtagtttcaaatttaagttggataagtacatgagtgggaggggttggatttgagtgggactttcacatcagtacttatttcttgggtggcattgaaaattgggttgggcaaatgttttgttagtgggatgaattgtaaaggacctgcctagtatgggccaacaggcctgctgcagtgttcctcctttcttatgttcttatgttcttattacatcgtcttcaagtctcttctgcttctatcaacttttctgtactcgactgaagaagcctactgtgtaggcgaaacgtttcgaaataaagttgcctatgtgtcttatctaccaacctgtcggtattgtataccatttgataatcacaaagcacattacagagtgaacactgaaacaagctgcctatttccagtctatatttgtccaacctatttttatgttacccaagtaatagcttttatatccttttactcatgtacgaattaattgctccaccatattgtattactactactactactaccactagtgaacatcgaaatgttacctcactagtattgcacctcactctgagcctatatataccctctgtgtccatgtattgcttgtaactgcttgataaagctcatggagagcgaaacattgcgacaataaaatgtcacattagttgcaaactgcaaatgtgtttatgtttccagttACGAGGATTCATTACGGCGCTGGAAGTGATTATAAGTCATTATTTAACCTTTTCATGGatgatatacaacatttttgtaaTGGAATAGAAGACACATACGTGATATAAACACATGCATAGTATATTATGCAGGCTTAATCTAGGATAACTCAGTAAAATCAATAAAATAAGACCGTACCCCCAGGAAAGAGGGTTCAATACGGCGCTATCAGCGGCggccctataaaccaacaacaacaacaaaacgaCGAAAGTAAGTCAATATTTAAcctttttttttacaatatattCAACATCTTTTGCAATATTAATGACTGCACACAGTTGTTATGGACACATATAAGTTATATTATCTAATTTTAACCCAAAATAAAGCAGAAATGTTAATAAAAATGATTATTTTCAGTGTTGATTCTGAGGACGAACTGGGGCTCAGACCTGACTGTTTAAGCTGACAGCGCTTACTGTCAAGCTTAATAAGCTTACTCAGCACACATCACTAAGGCATCCTAAGCTACAAATCCCCCCAAAATAGGGTCGAAGTTGCCAGTAGTGTCTTCGGGGTCACTGTCCCCCCTaggactggtcccagaccagactaAGCTTACATTGCTTATTATCAAGCTTAATAAGCTTTCTTGAAGTCACAGCTTTTCTGGGGAGCCACTGGCCCCCTAAGGACTGGTCCTAGGACTCCCAGGACCCCCCTAGGACTGGTCCCAGACCTGACCTCCGAAGATGAACATCTTACCCAAGAAGAGGTGAGTCTGCTGGTCTTTTgagagctaaacctgtaggggtcatgcaGCCCCCTGGGGttgaggttcttgatccaagggagtGAAGCTCAGGGCTTCACGGTAACCCTTATGCTatgtgacccctgtgggtttagtgcttcacccTAAATATaaggattataataataatataaatattaatgttattattgctgttattatttttattataataagacTTATTATTATTCAGGATTCACATACCATGGGTTTGAACCCCATTCAGTCCATGATTCCCCAGATATTCTCTTAAGATTTCATGTCTGAGGCCGGCAAGACAGACCCTTAAGGGTTAAgtgcttggttatgattataataattcttaGAAGACGAggactgtatgaacaatggtgaatctgtttcttcttttttgtatTTCCTGGGAGTCGCCAGAGTTTTGTATGAGACATGTGTTGTGTTTAATACATTATACATATGTATAGATGTTGTTGTGTGTACACATGGcctgtatgcatgtgtgtatactgtacacacatgtatacatactGTACACACATACTTGTGTATAGATATCTTATgcacgtgtgtatatatactgtatgcaTTTGTGTACATACtagtaccatctgacttacgaccaagcttggttccgaccaaccggtcgaaAGTCAAAATAGACTAAAGTCAAATCTTAGAAAATTGCCAACATACtcggtagggcataatgtcaaacctttgctATATAAAGTACCTACATAGCATCGTATGTTACTTTTTACTAAATATTTTACTACTGTATATCAACATCACAgttacacagataacctgcacctttgtgtctaatttatcaacatctacaaacctgtcagacactgcatcttcttgggataagaacataataacataagaacataagaaaggaggaacactgcagcaggcctgttggcccatactaggcaggtcctttacaattcatccttTACGTCCTttacgacgatgtttcagtccgactcggaccatttacaaagtcacactgttatttgtgtatcattccagtcacggtattgtgcctttttttttgttaacatCACAGGTGTGcgagaatggtatataataccgacaagatgaaattaagacacatgtgcaacatctgggtatctttattgtagacgttgcacatgtgtcttaatttcaacatcacagttattgaagattgagacacttatgcagcatatgggaatctttattcaggaaatgtttcgccacacagtggcttcatcagtccaatacaaagaggaaggcgtaaggagaggaggagtatgaggtaatcagtccctcaacctgggacATGtatgcacacatgtacacattactaattattattacattcacaggTGACATGTGCACACATATGTATGGATACTGTATGCAGACATGTACACATACTaattattattgcattcacagGTGGCATGTGCGCACGAAGGACAACATCGCCCGTGTGCGCCGCGATGAAGCTCAGGCTGAGGAAGAGCTCAAGCAGAAAGTTCTGAGAGCCAAGCTTGCTGTAAGTTTTATTATACAGTCAGTTCActtataaagttccactatatacagtcagttccactatatacagtcacttctcttattaagttccactatatacagtcagttcacttataaagttccactatatacagtcagttctcttataaagttccactatattcagccagttccactatatacagtcacttctcttataaagttccagtatatacagtcagttctattataaagttccactgtatacagtcaGTTCACTTGTAAAGTTCCTTTGTATAGACATTTCAggatttattaataataaatacaaaaataatgataatagtaataatagtatttataataataaaaataatagggtaatacaggttgaccatcactaatccagcatcactAGGACCTGTAGGGCACCAGATTAGTgattttgctggattacagaatggttaggctagaatacacttaacccaacagCGATATTTGTGCATTGACGAGATCACCTACTTTATGCCTTACTTTTGGCCCATTCCAGTGTTCctgtctaccaaactcatagctatttcactagtattctttctattctgtcgactgagtacaagaaaccactcattcaCCGATataaactacccaataacatggtcagaaatcggtagtttgaccaatttcacacaaatttcaaaaagatgccagtttcaaaatagggtccagaataaacaaggcagacattcctggcactaaaataacattatctctgttcattaatcacgtcTCCAGGACCCTcttatattattcttgctttccattttgaattttattCATATAaaacaatagaagatttactgttatacaggcTACTGCATTTTTGTAATAATTGTGTTAATAATGCCAATTCATTCGTGATTGTGTATTAGACCAGCCAGTTGGACACattggatggtgacgtcatttgtttactcttgaacatcggcaaaaatcaaacatttccgttactttgagctcaattttaaggtactttccagcgtgaaaccaatcaaaattatatctgtttcagtaatatatcttccattctatcaaatgagaccaaaaaacaagACTACAACCATACAGAccacatgaaaatacactgcaaattcggATTTACACCATAAACATAAgtcgcagttttttctcattatgcattacGTGCTGCAGGACtgttttttatatagtgcacacttaccacacagacctattctttcatatgtaggcccaaatttaccagtcacagcttatctgagtgagctgagttcatggcgaccgacagtggcttcaaaaccaccttatcttttatggactttatggacaatgtacagtgtatgtgctttCCACAAtgaaaagcatttcttttattcattggaaccatgggtaggactaaaagtgagcaggttataacagtaaatggagaaaaagaaattggaatactTATGCAGCAAGTCGCGCCACCCAATAGTAGCGGCAGGTTGGTGAGGTGACCCCGGAAATTTGAAAtaatgctagctgaaattagtgctggattggtgatggccaacctgtaataataataataatattgcaggAGCAGGAAGCACGTACATCATACCTACGAACAGCAGCACGACTGAGATACGATGGTGGTTACACACAACCGCAGATCACCTCAACCAAGTCAACCCCAGAGGCCAACATCTACACCTCCGAGGGTAACATCAATCTCTTCCGAGACCTGGAAGAGGGGAAACGACCCAGCGGAGCCAATCCAGAACACGAGGCTGAGAAAAAGGCCGAACAAGAGAAGTACGAGAAGAGTATAGGGTACCTGACCTATCTGGGCCAGGATTCGGTCGAAGCTAAGGGTGGAAAGGCCTGGTATGAGGTGGCTGGTGGAAGAATCACCCGGCGGGGCCAAGGCGAGTCGTCTGATGACTTAGACGAAGTCGGACTCAAGACTAAGAGTAGGATGGACCCAATTAATGACATCATTAAGTATGCTGGACTCAGACCGGCCAAGAAAACTCAATTAACATCAATATCGGCTGCCGATACTACGTGCAACGCAAATTTAGGTCTAAAATCACAGAAAACTCAATTAGCACAGGTATTGGCTACTGATGGTCAGTACAACACAAATCCTCCCACTGATTACGTAAACAGGGCGAATAAATCTGAAAATCAGAGGAAGCGACACAAGAAGAAACACAGAAAGGAAGCTAGGAAAAGTAAGAAACACAGGaaaaggaaaagaaaagaaaGCAGGAAGAGGAAACACAGTGAAGACGATAAAATAACAAAGAATAAAGACAGGATGGAGAGAGGCATtaaacgagggagagagagaagcagtgataaacgagagagagatagTAGCAGTGATAATGATTCGTGGGAAACAAAGAGACGAAAGACTCACATGAACATCAGAGATAAAGATACGCATAAGAGAGGAAGATTGGATGGTAGTAAAAGCAAgacaagtagtaatagtagcagtagtagcacagATAGTCCCATGCACAGCACTGACGATGAAGAACTGAGAGAGAAACAGCAGAAACTGGAAGTTCTCAGAGGAGAACGACTGAGAAGAGAGGCtgaggagagagacagagctgAGAAACTACTAGCAGGTACTAagctcactactgctactactagtgagCTGACTGTCAACCCTAGACCGCTGTTCCAGCAGAAATATTCGTCACAGTTCAACCCGCACATAGCAAGACAGAACCAAGAACCAAGAACACTAGAACCTGGGGTTAAATATTGGCTTTATTGATATACACATATACTCTATGTATAGCCAGGCCTAaattgtatgtatatacatatactttGTGTATAGCCAGGCCtaaattgtatgtatatatatatatatatatatatatatatatatatatatatatatatatatatatatatatatatatatatatattctataaccAGGCCTAaactgtatgtatatacatatactctATGTATAGCCAGGCCTAAATTGTATGTACAGGAAACCTATTAACATGATAGGTTCCTGAAGACTCGGTGCAGCATGAAATTGTGTAAACGAAACTGAAGACCTTATGGGGAAAATAGGGTTATGCTCCAAGGTGAATTGTGTAAAAGAAACTGAAGACCTTATTAGGGAAAATATGGTTATGTTGTAAGATGAATTGTGTAAAAGGAACTGAAAACCTTATGGGGGGAAATAAGGTTGTGTTCCAGAATGACTTGTGTAcaataaactgaagaacttacagAAAAAATAGTGTTACATTCCTTAGACCCCCCAAAAATGACAAACTTTTTAGATATCTAAatcataaaaaatataaatgataatgtAATTGCAGTTCATTATGATGTATTTTGCTTAATGCATTGCTTAAGGCTACAAATGTTACAgaaatatatttctttatatTGTGGTTGCTGATTTTGGAGAGGGATGCTTTGGCCCTTCTTcaagggaattga
This genomic interval carries:
- the LOC128705025 gene encoding pre-mRNA-splicing factor CWC22 homolog; translated protein: MNILPKKRWHVRTKDNIARVRRDEAQAEEELKQKVLRAKLAEQEARTSYLRTAARLRYDGGYTQPQITSTKSTPEANIYTSEGNINLFRDLEEGKRPSGANPEHEAEKKAEQEKYEKSIGYLTYLGQDSVEAKGGKAWYEVAGGRITRRGQGESSDDLDEVGLKTKSRMDPINDIIKYAGLRPAKKTQLTSISAADTTCNANLGLKSQKTQLAQVLATDGQYNTNPPTDYVNRANKSENQRKRHKKKHRKEARKSKKHRKRKRKESRKRKHSEDDKITKNKDRMERGIKRGRERSSDKRERDSSSDNDSWETKRRKTHMNIRDKDTHKRGRLDGSKSKTSSNSSSSSTDSPMHSTDDEELREKQQKLEVLRGERLRREAEERDRAEKLLAGTKLTTATTSELTVNPRPLFQQKYSSQFNPHIARQNQEPRTLEPGVKYWLY